From a region of the Deinococcus aestuarii genome:
- a CDS encoding phosphoribosylglycinamide formyltransferase, with protein MNLAFLASHGGSAARFLVGACRDGRLNAVPVAMISNNSGSAALGWAREAGLQTAHLSTATHPDPEALDGAILGFLRGAGADAVVLSGYMRELGPRVLGAYAGRLLNVHPSLLPRHGGREMYGDRVHAAVLASGEAETGASVHLVTAGIDEGPVLAQSRVDVRPGDTVETLRSRVQATEGELLLRALQGMAVGSA; from the coding sequence GTGAACCTCGCCTTCCTCGCCTCCCACGGCGGCAGCGCGGCGCGGTTTCTGGTGGGGGCGTGCCGGGACGGGCGGCTGAACGCCGTGCCCGTGGCGATGATCAGCAACAACAGCGGGTCGGCGGCGTTGGGGTGGGCGCGGGAGGCAGGGCTTCAGACGGCGCACCTCAGCACGGCGACGCACCCGGACCCGGAGGCGCTGGACGGGGCGATCCTGGGCTTCCTGCGGGGGGCGGGGGCGGATGCGGTGGTGCTGAGCGGGTACATGCGGGAACTGGGGCCGCGCGTGCTGGGGGCCTACGCCGGGCGATTGCTGAACGTTCACCCCAGCCTGCTGCCGAGACACGGCGGGCGGGAGATGTACGGGGACCGGGTTCATGCGGCGGTGCTCGCCTCGGGGGAAGCCGAGACGGGGGCGAGCGTTCACCTCGTCACGGCGGGGATCGACGAGGGGCCGGTGCTGGCGCAGTCGCGGGTGGACGTGCGGCCCGGCGACACGGTGGAGACGCTGCGCTCACGGGTGCAGGCGACCGAGGGCGAACTGCTGCTGCGCGCCCTGCAAGGGATGGCGGTGGGTTCGGCGTGA
- a CDS encoding DUF402 domain-containing protein — MKRKVFDLRLWPRVARGTHTVTHIPGFVIVDFTAHEVVSTKDVPFGERTIRILDQGYRWVRVHPTGGGEGVMGDAQTVMLNPSGGPEQLYVDIHAGEGLGEDGLPWHDDLYLDVIADWQPGWRVTETHVIDADELEEAVQIGQVTPELAEAAWAHARKVEEELRAGTYGPLGVLRRYLEDPYT, encoded by the coding sequence GTGAAGCGCAAAGTCTTCGACCTCCGCCTCTGGCCGCGCGTGGCCCGGGGGACGCACACGGTCACCCACATCCCCGGCTTCGTCATCGTGGACTTCACCGCCCACGAGGTCGTGAGCACGAAGGACGTGCCTTTCGGGGAACGCACCATCCGCATTCTCGATCAGGGCTACCGCTGGGTGCGCGTCCACCCGACGGGCGGAGGCGAGGGCGTCATGGGTGATGCGCAGACCGTCATGCTCAACCCTTCCGGGGGGCCCGAGCAACTGTACGTGGACATCCACGCGGGCGAGGGGCTGGGCGAAGACGGTCTGCCCTGGCACGACGACCTCTACCTCGACGTGATCGCCGACTGGCAGCCCGGCTGGCGGGTGACCGAGACGCACGTCATCGACGCCGACGAGCTGGAGGAGGCGGTGCAGATCGGGCAGGTGACGCCGGAACTCGCCGAGGCCGCCTGGGCCCACGCGCGAAAGGTAGAGGAGGAGTTGCGGGCGGGGACCTACGGGCCGCTGGGGGTGCTGAGGCGGTATCTGGAGGACCCGTATACGTAA
- a CDS encoding MHYT domain-containing protein → MDHTHQALSHSWSVFYVVLSYVIATLASYVSLEVATRAGQRSAEGRRGRAWLLAQAALLGYGIWAMHFVGMLAYQVSATVTYNLPLTVLSGVLAIGLMYPALLILHGGPLRFPRLLLAGLVAGSGIVFMHYLGMFAFQVPGTAVSVRPVPLVLSVLIAVGASMAAFYLFRLVSSTWARKLSGAALTGLKGAAGLVMGGAIVAMHYTGMAAWHLNVVDSNLLYRNTGGLDTEFLALGISVLSIVLLSMTVTKLLVDAVLEPSTAQ, encoded by the coding sequence ATGGACCACACGCACCAAGCCCTGTCGCATAGCTGGAGCGTCTTTTACGTCGTCTTGTCGTATGTCATCGCCACGCTGGCGTCGTACGTGTCGCTGGAGGTCGCCACCCGCGCGGGCCAGCGCTCTGCCGAGGGGCGCCGGGGCCGGGCGTGGCTGCTCGCGCAGGCTGCCCTGCTGGGGTACGGCATCTGGGCCATGCACTTCGTCGGGATGCTCGCCTATCAGGTCTCGGCGACCGTCACCTATAACCTGCCGCTGACGGTGCTGTCGGGGGTGCTGGCGATTGGTCTGATGTACCCGGCGCTGCTGATCCTCCACGGGGGCCCGCTGCGCTTTCCCCGCCTGCTGCTGGCGGGGCTGGTCGCCGGAAGCGGGATCGTGTTCATGCACTACCTGGGGATGTTCGCCTTCCAGGTGCCGGGCACGGCCGTCTCGGTGCGCCCGGTGCCCCTCGTCCTCTCGGTCCTCATCGCCGTCGGGGCGAGCATGGCGGCGTTCTACCTCTTCCGCCTCGTGTCGAGCACCTGGGCGCGCAAACTTTCCGGCGCGGCCCTGACGGGCCTCAAGGGGGCGGCGGGGCTGGTCATGGGCGGGGCCATCGTCGCCATGCACTACACCGGCATGGCGGCCTGGCACCTGAACGTGGTGGACAGCAACCTGCTCTACCGCAACACGGGCGGCCTGGACACCGAGTTCCTGGCCCTGGGCATCAGCGTCCTCTCCATCGTGCTGCTGAGCATGACGGTGACCAAGCTCCTCGTGGACGCCGTGCTGGAGCCCTCGACGGCACAGTAA
- a CDS encoding MFS transporter: protein MGEPVRAQSPALAPALPLGRLLPLYLAQALATGATTVSTILASLVMSSLGRESLSGLPSTLISASAALSAGLFGALMLRAGRRVGLGAAFTLGAGGAVLGFLGARAALTPVFLLGAALMGAAQGGYQQARYAAAESVPESRRGTALGLLMLMSVLGSFLMTGFSGGVETLGERLGTSAEVAGWLVGGGLLGVAALLILAWTPVRPPAQVAAKAPTSVRAAFAVPGVRSTALALATAQGLMVTLMSLTPLRAHHMGMDHTGVAALISGHIAGMFAFGWLTGPLIDRLGVRFGYVGGSVLLVLAALSATLPGAAWLGVSMFVLGLGWNLAFVSGSKALARHPAAQGVTDGLGYVAAGAGTLIGGLVIARVGFSVLAHACAVLALLSLVSAWRVGRR from the coding sequence GTGGGCGAACCTGTCCGCGCCCAGTCCCCGGCCCTCGCCCCCGCCCTCCCCCTCGGACGGCTCCTGCCCCTCTACCTGGCCCAGGCGCTCGCCACGGGCGCGACGACCGTCAGCACCATCCTCGCCTCGCTGGTGATGAGCAGCCTGGGGCGCGAGAGCCTGTCGGGGCTGCCCAGCACCCTGATCTCCGCGTCGGCGGCCCTCTCGGCGGGGCTCTTCGGGGCGCTGATGCTCAGAGCCGGGCGGCGGGTGGGGCTGGGCGCGGCCTTCACGTTGGGGGCGGGCGGCGCGGTGCTGGGCTTTCTGGGGGCCAGGGCGGCCCTCACGCCCGTCTTCCTCCTCGGGGCGGCGCTGATGGGCGCGGCGCAGGGCGGCTACCAGCAGGCCCGCTACGCCGCTGCCGAAAGCGTGCCCGAGTCCAGGCGCGGCACGGCCCTGGGCCTCCTCATGCTGATGAGCGTCCTGGGTTCCTTCCTGATGACCGGCTTTTCCGGTGGCGTGGAGACCCTGGGAGAGCGCCTGGGTACCTCCGCCGAGGTCGCCGGGTGGCTCGTCGGCGGGGGGCTGCTGGGGGTGGCGGCCCTTCTGATCCTCGCCTGGACGCCCGTGCGGCCTCCCGCGCAGGTCGCGGCGAAGGCTCCGACCTCCGTCCGCGCCGCCTTCGCCGTGCCCGGCGTGCGCTCCACCGCCCTCGCGCTTGCCACCGCGCAGGGGTTGATGGTCACGCTGATGAGCCTGACCCCGCTGCGGGCGCACCACATGGGAATGGACCATACGGGTGTCGCCGCGCTGATCTCCGGGCACATCGCGGGCATGTTCGCCTTCGGGTGGCTCACGGGCCCCCTCATCGACCGGCTGGGCGTGCGCTTCGGGTACGTGGGCGGCTCGGTCCTCCTCGTGCTCGCCGCGCTGAGCGCCACGTTGCCCGGGGCCGCGTGGCTGGGCGTGTCCATGTTCGTCCTGGGGCTGGGGTGGAACCTCGCCTTCGTCTCCGGCAGCAAAGCGCTGGCCCGCCATCCCGCCGCGCAGGGGGTGACGGACGGCCTGGGTTACGTCGCCGCCGGGGCCGGGACCCTGATCGGCGGTCTGGTGATCGCCCGCGTGGGCTTTTCCGTCCTCGCCCACGCCTGCGCCGTGCTGGCGCTGCTGTCGCTCGTGAGCGCGTGGAGGGTGGGGCGGCGGTAG
- a CDS encoding cobalamin B12-binding domain-containing protein, with protein sequence MEDRRIRVLIAKPGMDGHDRGAKVVARALRDAGMEVIYTGLRQTAEMIVNAAVQEDVDAIGLSVLSGAHMHYFREVVGLLRERGAEDILVFGGGIIPDQDLPKLAELGVGKVFTPGASTEDAAEYLKAAVAQRWAAQGA encoded by the coding sequence ATGGAAGACCGCCGGATTCGGGTGCTGATCGCCAAGCCGGGCATGGACGGCCACGACCGGGGCGCAAAGGTGGTGGCGCGCGCACTGCGGGACGCGGGAATGGAAGTCATCTACACCGGCCTGCGCCAGACCGCCGAGATGATCGTCAACGCCGCCGTTCAGGAGGACGTGGACGCCATCGGCCTGAGCGTGCTCTCGGGCGCGCACATGCACTACTTCCGCGAGGTGGTGGGGCTGCTGCGTGAACGCGGCGCCGAGGACATCCTCGTTTTCGGGGGCGGCATCATCCCCGACCAGGACCTGCCGAAACTGGCGGAACTGGGCGTCGGGAAGGTCTTCACCCCGGGGGCCAGCACCGAGGACGCCGCCGAGTACCTGAAGGCCGCCGTGGCGCAGCGGTGGGCCGCGCAGGGCGCGTGA